Genomic segment of Helicobacter enhydrae:
ATATTTATTCAGGTCCAAGTGATATTATCGAAAATGAGAAAAGTGGATTTTTAATCAAAGATGGGGATTTGAATGCTTTTGCTTGCAAAATGCAACTTTTAATGCAATCTGAAAACTTGCGTCAAGAAATGGGAAAAAATGCCAAAAAAAGAGTGCAGGAAAAATTCTTAGCACACGCAATTTTGCCTAAATGGGAAAAAATGTTTAATTCACTTCAAACCCACAATCATTAATTGCCTCAATAATCTTTTCCTCCGTTGCTGGAGCGATAAACTTGACTTCCACTTCCTTGGTTTCTAGGTTGTATTGTATGTTTTGCACTCCCTCAACTTCTGAAACAAAGGTTTCAATTTTTTGTGTGCAGTGACTGCAAGTCATTTTGGGAACTCGAATCTTTAGTGTTTGCATGGGTTTCTCCTTGAAAGGTTTTTAGTCTTTGGGCATTTAGCACTACGCTAAGACTGCTAAGCGTCATTGCAAGTGAAGCAATCATCGGATTGAGCATAATGCCAAAGCCATACAATGCTCCACAAGCGATAGGAATCATCAAGGCATTGTATCCAAAAGCCCAAAACAAATTTTCTTTGATATTGCGTAATGTCGCACGACTCAAAGCGATCGAATAAGGGATATTATCTAGATGATTGTTTAAAATCACAAGATTAGAGCTTGCAATCGCCTCCGTGCTTCCTTCACCCATACTCACACTAATATCTGCTTGTGAAAGTGCGAGTATGTCATTGATACCATCTCCAACCATCATTGTTGTTTTGTCGGTGTAGGATTGAATGGTGCTAAGCTTGTCTTGTGGGAGGGCGTCTGCGACAAAAGGGATTTGGAGAATCTGGGCAATTTTGGAGACATTGGAGCTGTGGTCTCCACTCAAAAGAATGGGCAAGATGTTTTGCTTTTTGAGGTTTGCAATCATTGCTTGTGCCTCTTGTCGCAGTGCTTCCTGCAAGATGAGGTATCCTAGTATTTGATCTTTGTCTTCAGACTCTATGCCCAAAAAGACGGCAATCCCTTCGTCTTGGATCGTTGGTGCGGGATTGAAGCTTTTGGCATTGCCAATCTTGTATCGCACAGAATCAATTTGCCCTGCAATGCCAAAACCCTCATTGATGTGAAGTGCTTGAGGGGTGAGCAGTCTGATAGAGCGATTTTGTGCTTCTTGTAGTAAGCATTGGGCAATAATATGATGACTCTCCTGCTCCAAACTTGCACTGATTTGCAAAATCTCTTCTTGTGTCAAAGAGGAGCAAGATGTGATGTTTTGCAGTGAAAGCTCTTTTTGGGTGAGGGTTCCTGTTTTGTCAAAAAACACAACTTCTGTATGGCTGATGAGCTCCAAAACTTGAGCGTCTTTGAAAAACATCCCTTTTTTGTGGGCGAGATTGTTGGCAATGTTGAGTGCCAAAGGAGTGGCAAGTCCCAAAGCACAAGGGCAAGAGATGAGCAAAACACTGCAAAACACGATGATACCAAATGTGATGTCTGAAAAATAAGCCCACAAGATTCCAGCAAGTAAGGCAATGATGATGACTGAGGGGACGAAATAAAGCGAGATTTTATCGGCGATTTTGGCGATAGGTGCTTTTGAAATCAGTGCGTTTTGGACTAAATCTAGAATTTGATGATAGAAAGATTCTTGTGCGACTTGTGTGGCTTGCATTAAGAATGTCGTGTTGAGATTACGCGATCCAGAAGATAGCAGATCCCCTTGTTTTTTGTGGATTGGCAGACTCTCTCCATTGAGGCTTGAGAGATCTAGGTTGGCACTTCCCTCAATCAATACCCCCTCTGTTGGAATGAGGCTTTGGGGGAGGATTTTAAGAATGTCGCCGATTTGGATTTGCTGTATTGCAATGGTTTCTTCTAGATGATTTGTGATCCTAATCGCGGAGCAATCTTTGAGCGAAGCGAGGGTAAGCAGTGAATTTTGGGTGTTGTATTTGGCTTTTTCTTCTATTGTTTTGCCAATCAAAACAAACAAAATGATCGCACAAACGCTTTCAAAATACACTTGATATGGGTTGTGCAATATCATAAACAGACTAAACACAAAAGCACTACCACTCCCTAGAGCCACAAGAGAATCCATCGTTGGGTGCAAGGCATAGAGACTTTTGAATCCTTTGATATAAAACCCCCTCCCTAGATGCATCACAATCAGTGTGCAAACAATTTGTAAGGCAAGATTGATAGGGTGCGTGAGGAAGTCTGGCACAAGGGCGGGAAAGCTCATTGCAAACATACTAAGATAAAGCACAATCGAGGTGAAAATACAGGAGAGAATGATTTTGCGTTTTGGTGTGAGAAAATGCTCATCGAATTTTTCAATAAAGTTTTGTTTGTAGGGTTGATAGCCAAGCTTTTGTATAAAAGCAAAAATTGTTTCCAAAGAAATCTGCGTCTCATCAAAGACGATAATGGCGTTGTGGTTGAGTAGATCAACTTTGATATCTTGGATTCCATTTTTGCGTTTGAGGGCAGATTCTATGCCACTAGAACAGGCGGTGCAAGTCATCCCATCGATATAGATTTTTTCTGTGATCATTTGTTCCTCCTTTCGCTGTTAATGAGCTGTTCGATTTGCCTGTCTTTTTCGGGGTTTTGACTGATGAGTTTTTCTTTGAGTGCGTTGCTTTCCTCCTCTTGTAGCCACTTGGATGCAAAAATATCTTCAATCATTTTGAGCCACAAGTCTTCATCGCAAGAACTTGAGCTGATGTAATGTGTCTGAAAGGTTTTGAGTGCAGAGGCAAAGGTTTTTTGGGATTTGCGGATGTCTTTTAGAAGTCGTTTGGGTGTTTTGATTTTTGGAGGTCTTTTTTTTAGTTCAGGTGTGATGAGATACCCAATCAACAAGATGGGTATCGCACAAATTGCAAGGGCGAGATAGAGTGTGATAAAAAATGAAAGATTCATTGCATATTCTTATAAAACGCATTGGTGGCTTGGATGAAGCCCTCTACACTGCCACAATCATATCTTATCCCCTCAAATTCATAAGCAATCACTTTGCCTTGTTGTGCCAAAACCTGTAATGCATCAGTGATTTGAATCTCCCCTTTTTTGCCCGGTTGTGTTTGTTTGAGAATGTCAAAAATTTCAGGGATGAGGATATAACGCCCAATGATTGCTAGGTTGCTTGGAGCCTCCTCTGGCGAGGGTTTTTCAATCATTTTTCTAACTTGAAAAACTCCTTTTTCAATCTCTTCGCCCTCAATGATTCCATATTTGTCTATTTGGGTGCGATCTACTCTCTCGATTGCCACGATAGCACATTGGTATTTTTCATAGACTTCAATCATCTGTGCTAGGACGCTTTTTGTGCTTGAGCAAAGATCATCAGCCAAAATCACGCCAAAAGCCTCATTGCCAATGAGTGTCTCTCCTGTGAGGATTGCGTGTCCCAAACCTTTCATTTCGTTTTGTCTTGTATAAGAAAAAGA
This window contains:
- the galU gene encoding UTP--glucose-1-phosphate uridylyltransferase GalU; amino-acid sequence: MIKKCLFPAAGYGTRFLPATKAMPKEMLPIVNKPLIQYGVEEALQAGCNQIAIITGRNKRNIEDHFDISYELEDNIKGTDKENYLLGIRKIMQNCSFSYTRQNEMKGLGHAILTGETLIGNEAFGVILADDLCSSTKSVLAQMIEVYEKYQCAIVAIERVDRTQIDKYGIIEGEEIEKGVFQVRKMIEKPSPEEAPSNLAIIGRYILIPEIFDILKQTQPGKKGEIQITDALQVLAQQGKVIAYEFEGIRYDCGSVEGFIQATNAFYKNMQ
- a CDS encoding heavy-metal-associated domain-containing protein; translated protein: MQTLKIRVPKMTCSHCTQKIETFVSEVEGVQNIQYNLETKEVEVKFIAPATEEKIIEAINDCGFEVN
- a CDS encoding heavy metal translocating P-type ATPase, translated to MITEKIYIDGMTCTACSSGIESALKRKNGIQDIKVDLLNHNAIIVFDETQISLETIFAFIQKLGYQPYKQNFIEKFDEHFLTPKRKIILSCIFTSIVLYLSMFAMSFPALVPDFLTHPINLALQIVCTLIVMHLGRGFYIKGFKSLYALHPTMDSLVALGSGSAFVFSLFMILHNPYQVYFESVCAIILFVLIGKTIEEKAKYNTQNSLLTLASLKDCSAIRITNHLEETIAIQQIQIGDILKILPQSLIPTEGVLIEGSANLDLSSLNGESLPIHKKQGDLLSSGSRNLNTTFLMQATQVAQESFYHQILDLVQNALISKAPIAKIADKISLYFVPSVIIIALLAGILWAYFSDITFGIIVFCSVLLISCPCALGLATPLALNIANNLAHKKGMFFKDAQVLELISHTEVVFFDKTGTLTQKELSLQNITSCSSLTQEEILQISASLEQESHHIIAQCLLQEAQNRSIRLLTPQALHINEGFGIAGQIDSVRYKIGNAKSFNPAPTIQDEGIAVFLGIESEDKDQILGYLILQEALRQEAQAMIANLKKQNILPILLSGDHSSNVSKIAQILQIPFVADALPQDKLSTIQSYTDKTTMMVGDGINDILALSQADISVSMGEGSTEAIASSNLVILNNHLDNIPYSIALSRATLRNIKENLFWAFGYNALMIPIACGALYGFGIMLNPMIASLAMTLSSLSVVLNAQRLKTFQGETHANTKDSSSQNDLQSLHTKN